Proteins from a genomic interval of Streptomyces sp. NBC_01445:
- a CDS encoding polysaccharide deacetylase family protein, which produces MMTYVRRFALVCALGALGVGTAACGGSGGSAGHPGRGVVSASASASAAPSRPPTLAPGPAGLTPVFKSAPHPRDRTVALTFDADMTADEGARAAAGEHFDNPALIATLRRLKVPATVFMTGRWAEEYPAEAKSIGSDPLFEVANHSYSHYAFTGKCYGLPTMPPAQMRTDVERAFTAFRKAGVKRTVPYFRFPGGCYDQEVLRKLTPAGVTAVQWDVVSGDAFATDSGAVAQQVLDGVRPGSVVVMHCTRSAAPATEAAVRAVVPKLRERGYRFVRVSELIGSTARP; this is translated from the coding sequence CTCCGCCGGGCACCCGGGGCGAGGGGTGGTGAGCGCGAGCGCCTCCGCGTCCGCCGCGCCCTCGCGCCCGCCCACGCTCGCGCCGGGCCCCGCCGGTCTCACCCCCGTGTTCAAGAGCGCGCCCCACCCGCGGGACCGCACCGTGGCCCTCACCTTCGACGCCGACATGACCGCCGACGAGGGCGCCCGCGCCGCGGCCGGTGAGCACTTCGACAACCCGGCCCTGATCGCGACGCTGCGCCGGCTGAAGGTGCCCGCGACCGTGTTCATGACCGGGCGGTGGGCCGAGGAGTACCCGGCCGAGGCGAAGTCGATCGGGAGCGATCCGCTCTTCGAGGTGGCCAACCACTCGTACAGCCATTACGCCTTCACCGGTAAGTGCTACGGCCTGCCCACCATGCCGCCCGCGCAGATGCGGACGGACGTGGAGCGCGCCTTCACCGCCTTCCGCAAGGCCGGCGTGAAGCGCACGGTGCCGTACTTCCGCTTCCCGGGCGGGTGTTACGACCAGGAGGTACTGCGGAAGCTGACCCCGGCGGGCGTCACGGCCGTGCAGTGGGACGTGGTGAGCGGGGACGCGTTCGCCACGGACTCGGGCGCGGTGGCACAGCAGGTGCTCGACGGGGTGCGGCCCGGTTCGGTCGTCGTCATGCACTGCACCCGCAGCGCGGCGCCCGCCACGGAAGCCGCGGTGCGCGCCGTCGTACCGAAGCTGCGGGAACGCGGGTACCGGTTCGTGCGGGTGTCGGAGCTGATCGGGTCGACGGCCAGGCCCTAG
- a CDS encoding peptidoglycan-binding protein → MATPLSASKLVEILRKEGLTVHEVRSWRTHNRNTKGPWGPVNGVMIHHTVTSGTDASVNICYNGYSGLPGPLCHGVIDKKGEIHLVGNGRANHAGLGDSDVLRAVVNESKLPHDNEADTDGNRHFYGFECINLGDGKDPWPEAQKEAIEKVSAAICRHYGWSERSVIGHKEWQPGKQDPRGFTMDSMRKRIADRLAGKSQGSDPEPDPKPTPSKPSHAPFPGSGFFHNGQKSAVITAMGRRLVAEGCDHYEEGPSPEWTDADRKSYKAWQQKLGFKGKDADGIPGKTSWDKLKVPAS, encoded by the coding sequence ATGGCCACACCTCTGAGCGCGTCCAAGCTGGTGGAGATCCTGCGTAAAGAGGGTCTGACGGTCCACGAGGTGCGCAGCTGGCGCACGCACAACCGCAATACGAAGGGTCCCTGGGGCCCGGTGAACGGCGTGATGATCCACCACACCGTCACCTCGGGCACGGACGCCTCCGTGAACATCTGCTACAACGGCTACTCGGGTCTGCCGGGGCCGCTGTGTCACGGCGTCATCGACAAGAAGGGCGAGATCCACCTCGTCGGCAACGGCCGTGCCAATCATGCAGGGCTGGGCGACAGCGACGTGCTGCGCGCCGTGGTCAACGAGTCGAAGCTGCCGCACGACAACGAGGCCGACACCGACGGCAACCGGCACTTCTACGGCTTCGAGTGCATCAACCTCGGCGATGGCAAGGACCCCTGGCCCGAGGCGCAGAAGGAGGCCATCGAGAAGGTGTCCGCCGCGATCTGCCGCCACTACGGCTGGAGCGAGCGGTCGGTCATCGGCCACAAGGAGTGGCAGCCGGGCAAGCAGGATCCGCGCGGCTTCACGATGGACAGCATGCGCAAGCGGATCGCCGACCGGCTCGCCGGAAAGTCCCAGGGTTCCGACCCCGAGCCCGACCCGAAGCCCACGCCGTCCAAGCCGTCGCACGCTCCGTTTCCGGGCAGCGGCTTCTTCCACAACGGCCAGAAGTCCGCGGTCATCACGGCCATGGGCCGCCGCCTGGTCGCCGAGGGCTGCGACCACTACGAGGAGGGGCCGAGCCCCGAGTGGACCGATGCCGACCGCAAGTCCTACAAGGCCTGGCAGCAGAAGCTCGGCTTCAAGGGCAAGGACGCGGACGGCATTCCGGGCAAGACCAGCTGGGACAAGCTGAAAGTCCCGGCGTCCTGA